One segment of Pandoraea pnomenusa DNA contains the following:
- a CDS encoding EscE/YscE/SsaE family type III secretion system needle protein co-chaperone, producing the protein MATHLTQLEDRLAVAPAAVAREVSSTLDAARATLARAARTPLTPAEHAQVRLQQRAVDAAGAILESLARRYGTSYGASA; encoded by the coding sequence TTGGCGACGCACCTGACGCAGCTTGAGGATCGTCTGGCCGTCGCGCCCGCTGCGGTTGCCCGCGAGGTTTCGTCGACGCTCGACGCCGCACGCGCGACGCTGGCACGAGCGGCACGAACACCGCTCACGCCCGCCGAGCACGCACAGGTGCGACTTCAGCAACGTGCCGTCGACGCCGCCGGAGCGATTCTCGAAAGCCTGGCACGCCGCTACGGCACATCGTACGGAGCTTCGGCGTGA
- a CDS encoding response regulator, translating to MTGGIGVIVVEDHELLADGLCRLLEERLGWCVLARVANGLDVYRACVIHAPTLMMLDLGLPGMDGVDVIRQCAQRWPELRIVVNSASDDSERARLSLEAGASAFVLKSSPRETLVQAAIQAMRGIATSIRRFAAARSIRRTHRVRRRWALSRSPSGCSRYASARCSSSWRRGSAIATSRSCCRSA from the coding sequence ATGACGGGGGGTATCGGTGTCATCGTTGTCGAGGATCATGAATTGCTGGCCGACGGGCTTTGCCGTCTGCTCGAAGAGCGTCTTGGATGGTGCGTGCTGGCCAGAGTCGCCAACGGGCTGGACGTATACCGTGCCTGCGTGATTCACGCACCGACGCTGATGATGCTGGACCTCGGGCTGCCGGGCATGGACGGTGTCGACGTGATCCGGCAATGCGCGCAACGCTGGCCCGAGTTGCGCATCGTGGTCAATTCGGCCAGCGACGACAGCGAACGCGCGCGTCTGTCGCTCGAAGCCGGCGCCTCGGCGTTCGTCCTCAAAAGCAGTCCGCGCGAGACACTGGTTCAGGCGGCAATTCAGGCAATGCGGGGGATCGCTACGTCGATCCGGCGGTTTGCGGCGGCGCGCTCGATCCGGCGAACGCACCGCGTCCGCCGGCGCTGGGCACTGTCGAGAAGCCCGAGCGGCTGCTCACGCTACGCGAGCGCCAGGTGCTCAAGCTCGTGGCGGAGGGGCAGCGCAATCGCGACATCGCGCAGTTGTTGTCGATCAGCGTGA
- the sctJ gene encoding type III secretion system inner membrane ring lipoprotein SctJ encodes MTHGVGIARPVRPGAMSVAGCERIRRRVCRCAHWCVGGALVLALAGCKVELHRALSETEANQMLALLLVSGLQADKRADTSGMTVRIERSDFVRGVEVLRQHGLPRQKRASVEDVFPPGQLVSSPVQEQAKLNFLKEQRLERMLAALDGVMVAEVSIAQVPVDSAGRATLPPGVAVFVKYSPEINMTQRITDIRSLVHDSVPGVTPERISVVLQPADYRLPRAAIETRSGAVPPSVGGAARWRPVLQWTSLALAGTVLSVGGAMAWRRRAVWGRWLRRRAGKPA; translated from the coding sequence ATGACGCACGGTGTTGGCATCGCCCGTCCCGTTCGCCCGGGTGCGATGTCGGTGGCCGGGTGCGAACGTATACGTCGGCGCGTGTGCCGCTGTGCGCATTGGTGCGTTGGCGGCGCGCTGGTCCTTGCGCTCGCAGGCTGCAAGGTCGAACTGCATCGTGCATTGAGCGAGACCGAGGCGAATCAGATGCTCGCATTGCTGCTCGTATCGGGGCTCCAGGCGGACAAGCGCGCCGATACGTCGGGCATGACCGTTCGCATCGAGCGCAGCGACTTCGTCCGCGGGGTGGAGGTGCTGCGCCAGCATGGGCTGCCGCGCCAGAAGCGTGCATCGGTGGAGGACGTCTTCCCGCCAGGACAACTCGTCAGCTCGCCGGTGCAGGAGCAGGCGAAGCTCAATTTTCTCAAGGAGCAACGGCTCGAACGCATGCTCGCGGCGCTCGATGGTGTCATGGTGGCCGAGGTCTCCATCGCGCAGGTGCCCGTGGATTCGGCCGGGCGCGCGACCTTGCCGCCGGGCGTTGCCGTCTTCGTGAAATACAGCCCGGAGATCAACATGACGCAACGCATAACCGACATCCGCAGCCTCGTGCATGACAGTGTGCCCGGCGTGACGCCGGAGCGCATCAGCGTCGTGCTCCAGCCGGCCGACTATCGCCTGCCGCGTGCGGCAATCGAGACACGTTCGGGAGCGGTCCCACCGTCGGTCGGCGGCGCTGCGCGCTGGCGTCCGGTGCTGCAATGGACCAGCCTGGCGCTCGCGGGCACCGTGCTGTCCGTGGGCGGCGCGATGGCATGGCGCAGGCGTGCGGTGTGGGGACGATGGCTGCGTCGGCGCGCGGGCAAGCCCGCATGA
- a CDS encoding TyeA family type III secretion system gatekeeper subunit, producing MVERVRSSMPTEAGSAQAGSTAEPPDAQAWLALEGHARLSHDPTTDVPGHVALIEAAIAQNDKAAVAESQENLSFALGVRFRRTGLRDIRDDKQRARALFEQQMIRYARVHGAQFETIREQLRDLPFVPDPLQRIRQAQLSGGHAALVVAAWLAESGLDHPTRSRLRKTLEVLTDTQTWAIEAFAALECGGGRRPGAALLQQLKSLYRQSQGPQQSLTQWFDTCRRFPQRRARLRALMQALGMELGATHADADVRRLAEVVDDLRRVVLFLSLEASCEASATTMRAAGCRTFETDTMISETLTLLDQSWAGVEWLSQRAHYLGIATPRIRYAFARELTGLVKSAHDGCFRDETQREALDEALDAWRTELAREGDETR from the coding sequence ATGGTTGAGCGCGTGCGTTCGTCGATGCCTACGGAGGCCGGGTCCGCGCAGGCGGGCAGTACCGCCGAGCCCCCCGATGCGCAGGCGTGGCTGGCGTTGGAGGGGCATGCGCGTCTGTCGCACGACCCGACGACCGACGTGCCCGGGCATGTCGCGTTGATCGAAGCGGCGATCGCGCAGAACGACAAAGCCGCTGTCGCCGAGTCTCAGGAGAACCTCAGTTTCGCGCTTGGTGTGCGCTTTCGACGCACAGGCCTGCGCGACATTCGCGACGACAAGCAGCGTGCGCGGGCGCTCTTCGAGCAACAGATGATTCGCTACGCGCGCGTGCACGGTGCGCAGTTCGAAACGATTCGCGAGCAACTGCGCGATCTGCCGTTCGTTCCCGATCCGCTCCAACGGATTCGACAGGCGCAGTTGTCGGGCGGCCACGCGGCGTTGGTCGTTGCGGCCTGGCTGGCCGAGAGCGGCCTTGACCACCCGACGCGCTCCCGATTGCGAAAGACGCTGGAAGTGCTGACGGATACGCAGACCTGGGCGATCGAGGCGTTTGCCGCGCTGGAGTGCGGCGGCGGCCGCCGTCCGGGCGCCGCGTTGCTGCAACAACTCAAGTCGCTCTATCGTCAGTCGCAGGGACCGCAGCAGTCGCTGACGCAATGGTTCGATACATGTCGACGATTTCCGCAGCGACGCGCACGCTTGCGCGCGCTGATGCAAGCCCTCGGCATGGAGCTCGGCGCGACGCACGCGGATGCCGACGTGCGGCGCCTGGCGGAGGTCGTCGACGATTTGCGCCGCGTTGTGCTGTTCCTCTCATTGGAGGCTTCGTGCGAGGCGTCGGCAACGACGATGCGCGCGGCGGGCTGCCGTACGTTCGAGACCGACACCATGATCTCCGAGACGCTCACGTTGCTCGATCAGTCGTGGGCGGGCGTCGAATGGCTGTCGCAGCGGGCGCACTATCTGGGCATCGCGACGCCGCGAATACGATATGCGTTCGCGCGCGAACTCACCGGCCTGGTGAAGTCGGCACATGACGGGTGCTTCCGCGACGAAACGCAACGCGAGGCACTCGACGAGGCGCTCGATGCATGGAGGACGGAGCTCGCCCGCGAGGGCGACGAGACGCGATAG
- the sctC gene encoding type III secretion system outer membrane ring subunit SctC, whose protein sequence is MRVEFSRRLAPSLPWHALLAIVLALAPAVGATITPVWRGGPFVFQSTGTPLVELLRDFGAHHGMPTVVSEQVDDRFIGTLPAGSAQATLDALSERYRLSWYFNGQTLNIYKSSEAARRVVPLRFASTGDLLGHLREAGVLHPRHCVARAIPATHALEITGVPACLETVSMLADYVERDARDQQESEETIKIFPLKFATADDTRYSYRGQEVVIPGVVSVLKELVLGAGPLTATATGDASTEGIGNAMTAGAGASLSAAARSSTPRFSADPRRNAVIVRERRRNLPIYGDLISQLDIPPRLVDISVAIIDVNASDIAELGVDFSGSARIGGFGAVALNGQMHEGDGGTFTTVVGDTNKFMINLSALERNSKARVLSRPSIVTLDNMQAVLDRSVTFYTKVSGEKVARLESVTSGSLLRVTPRLVPGVGGTGNQGSARDAPAPEQVMLTLNIEDGGEVRSERNTRDEVPTIRNSSISTHATLQAGQSLLLGGSSRTRSASTSARSRCWATCRSSAASSVPRATGATASCACS, encoded by the coding sequence ATGCGTGTCGAGTTCTCGCGCCGTCTGGCGCCCTCCCTCCCGTGGCATGCGCTGCTTGCCATCGTGCTGGCGCTCGCCCCCGCCGTTGGAGCGACGATCACGCCCGTCTGGCGCGGCGGGCCGTTCGTCTTTCAGAGCACCGGAACCCCGTTGGTCGAACTGCTGCGCGACTTCGGGGCGCATCACGGCATGCCCACTGTCGTGAGCGAGCAAGTCGACGATCGTTTCATCGGAACGTTACCTGCGGGGTCTGCACAGGCGACGCTCGATGCACTTTCGGAACGTTATCGGCTTTCGTGGTACTTCAACGGCCAGACGCTGAACATCTATAAGTCCAGCGAGGCGGCGCGACGCGTGGTGCCGCTGCGTTTCGCGTCGACCGGCGACTTGCTCGGGCACCTTCGGGAGGCGGGCGTGCTGCACCCGCGGCACTGCGTGGCGCGGGCGATTCCGGCAACGCACGCGCTCGAGATCACGGGCGTGCCGGCCTGTCTGGAGACCGTGTCCATGCTCGCCGATTACGTCGAGCGCGACGCGCGCGACCAGCAGGAAAGCGAAGAGACCATCAAGATATTTCCCCTGAAATTCGCGACGGCGGACGACACCAGGTACTCTTATCGCGGGCAGGAAGTCGTCATCCCGGGCGTCGTCAGCGTACTCAAGGAGCTTGTTCTCGGCGCCGGCCCGCTGACCGCGACGGCGACCGGCGACGCGTCCACCGAGGGCATCGGCAATGCGATGACGGCCGGCGCGGGCGCGTCGCTGTCGGCCGCCGCGCGCAGCAGCACGCCACGCTTCTCGGCCGACCCACGCCGCAATGCGGTGATCGTGCGGGAGCGAAGACGCAACCTGCCGATCTACGGCGATCTCATCTCGCAACTCGATATCCCGCCGCGCCTGGTCGATATTTCCGTCGCCATCATCGACGTCAACGCCAGCGACATTGCCGAGCTCGGCGTCGATTTCTCGGGAAGCGCGCGAATTGGCGGGTTCGGTGCGGTTGCGCTGAACGGTCAGATGCACGAGGGCGACGGCGGCACGTTCACGACCGTCGTCGGGGATACCAACAAGTTCATGATCAACCTGAGTGCGCTCGAAAGAAACTCCAAGGCACGCGTGTTGTCCCGGCCGTCGATCGTCACCCTGGACAACATGCAGGCAGTGCTCGATCGCAGCGTGACGTTCTACACGAAGGTCTCCGGCGAGAAGGTGGCCAGGCTCGAGAGCGTGACGTCAGGCTCGCTGCTGCGCGTGACACCGCGCCTCGTTCCGGGCGTTGGAGGTACCGGGAACCAGGGGAGCGCACGAGACGCCCCCGCGCCCGAGCAGGTGATGCTCACGCTCAACATCGAAGATGGCGGCGAGGTGCGCAGCGAACGCAATACGCGCGACGAAGTGCCGACGATCCGCAACTCGTCGATCTCCACCCATGCCACGTTGCAGGCGGGGCAAAGCCTGCTTCTCGGGGGTTCGTCCAGGACGCGCAGCGCGAGCACGAGCGCAAGATCCCGCTGCTGGGCGACCTGCCGCTCATCGGCCGCCTCTTCAGTTCCACGAGCAACCGGAGCGACAGCGTCATGCGCCTGTTCCTGA
- a CDS encoding DUF1039 domain-containing protein, with protein MTDMTHATPADGDAGRQWLDASVRQCLVELALAGAHHGMAHEARTILTALPSLVPDPDTCRWLQAALSIALGDTVAAGGLLAEARNGAPAADATADALACWAASRPSAGGRVAPDAPIAPTPVAASRTSDIFHTSRS; from the coding sequence ATGACAGACATGACGCACGCCACGCCGGCCGACGGCGATGCGGGTCGTCAGTGGCTCGACGCTTCCGTACGGCAATGCCTCGTGGAGCTCGCGCTGGCGGGCGCGCATCACGGCATGGCGCACGAGGCTCGCACGATTCTGACCGCATTGCCGTCGCTGGTGCCGGATCCCGATACGTGTCGCTGGTTGCAGGCGGCGCTGTCGATCGCGCTTGGCGACACCGTGGCGGCCGGCGGCTTGCTGGCCGAAGCGCGCAACGGCGCGCCGGCCGCGGACGCGACGGCCGATGCCCTCGCGTGCTGGGCGGCTTCACGTCCTTCGGCGGGCGGGCGGGTCGCACCGGATGCACCGATCGCCCCGACGCCGGTTGCCGCATCCCGAACTTCCGACATCTTCCACACTTCCCGATCATGA
- the sctV gene encoding type III secretion system export apparatus subunit SctV produces the protein MNRTRRVSDWLRAAAGRQDIVLAALLLVTVLMIIIPMPPSVMDLLIALNLGVSLLLLMVALYINEPLDFSAFPSVLLMTTLFRLGLTISTSRLILLHADAGDIVYTFGDFAAGGNIVVGMIVFLIITIVNFIVITKGSERVAEVGARFSLDGMPGKQMSIDGDLRAGTIDAGEAKRLRRVVQKESQFYGAMDGAMKFVKGDAIAGLVIIVVNLLGGIGVGVFMRGMSAGDAAAIYAILSIGDGLVSQIPALLISVTAGIIVTRVPGEHRRNLARELTDQLAAQPRSLTLAAVVMLLFGLIPGFPMHYFLLLAALAGSGAWWVGRGQRAAAAAHADPGSTPNANGGRPGAQPLLARVGAGLADPEGGVATLAARIDALRHEKFEQFGVPMPEVAVVVDAALADGTLDIQLYHESVMTLEVMPGEALARHDVSHPIPALRNLAAGAPRETPLPFGGQVLFWLDDAQRDAWRGQGGAVLEGADRVAHCVSLVIDAHAADFLGVQEARYLMDGMEDRYGELVKELQRQLPISRTAEVLQRLVAEGVSIRDLRRVFEALIEWAPRERDQIMLTEYVRLSLRRHITRRFRRGAEHITGWNVGRGIEDTVRAAVRQTSSGSYADLSHEQTDAILEALDGAMQAHDGTPAVLLTAMDVRRFVRKLIERERADLPVLSFQEVADEPHVRVLGTIDLQGAH, from the coding sequence ATGAACCGCACGCGACGGGTGAGCGACTGGCTTCGCGCCGCCGCGGGGCGACAGGATATCGTCCTGGCCGCGCTGCTGCTCGTGACCGTACTGATGATCATCATCCCGATGCCGCCGTCGGTGATGGATCTGCTCATCGCGCTCAATCTCGGCGTATCGCTGTTGCTGCTGATGGTGGCGCTCTACATCAACGAGCCCCTGGACTTCTCCGCATTCCCGTCCGTGCTGCTGATGACCACGCTGTTCCGCCTCGGCCTCACGATCAGCACGAGTCGCCTGATCCTGCTGCACGCCGACGCGGGCGATATCGTCTACACCTTCGGCGACTTCGCGGCGGGCGGTAACATCGTCGTGGGCATGATCGTGTTTCTCATCATCACCATCGTGAACTTCATCGTGATCACGAAAGGCTCGGAGCGGGTGGCCGAAGTCGGTGCCCGTTTCTCGCTCGACGGCATGCCCGGCAAGCAGATGAGCATCGACGGCGATCTGCGCGCGGGCACCATCGACGCTGGCGAAGCCAAGCGCCTGCGACGCGTCGTGCAAAAGGAGAGCCAGTTCTACGGTGCGATGGACGGGGCGATGAAGTTCGTCAAGGGCGACGCCATCGCGGGGCTCGTCATCATCGTGGTCAATCTCCTCGGCGGCATCGGCGTGGGCGTTTTCATGCGCGGCATGAGCGCCGGAGACGCGGCCGCGATCTACGCCATTCTTTCCATCGGCGACGGGCTTGTCTCGCAGATTCCGGCGCTGCTGATCTCGGTGACGGCCGGCATCATCGTGACGCGCGTGCCGGGCGAGCACCGCCGCAACCTCGCGCGCGAGTTGACCGATCAACTGGCGGCCCAGCCGCGTTCGCTGACACTCGCCGCGGTGGTCATGCTGCTCTTCGGCCTGATCCCGGGCTTTCCGATGCATTACTTCCTGCTGCTCGCCGCGCTCGCCGGTAGCGGCGCCTGGTGGGTCGGGCGCGGTCAGCGCGCGGCCGCGGCGGCGCATGCCGACCCGGGAAGCACGCCGAACGCCAACGGCGGACGTCCTGGAGCGCAACCGCTGCTGGCGCGTGTCGGCGCGGGACTGGCGGACCCGGAGGGCGGTGTCGCGACACTGGCCGCGCGCATCGACGCCTTGCGTCACGAGAAGTTCGAGCAGTTCGGCGTGCCGATGCCGGAGGTGGCGGTCGTCGTCGATGCCGCGCTCGCCGACGGCACGTTGGACATCCAGCTGTATCACGAGAGCGTGATGACGCTCGAGGTGATGCCCGGCGAGGCGCTGGCGCGCCACGATGTTTCGCATCCGATCCCGGCACTGCGCAATCTTGCCGCGGGCGCGCCGCGCGAGACGCCGCTGCCGTTCGGCGGCCAGGTGTTGTTCTGGCTCGACGACGCGCAGCGCGACGCGTGGCGGGGACAGGGGGGCGCGGTGCTCGAGGGCGCCGATCGCGTGGCGCACTGCGTCTCGCTGGTGATCGACGCGCACGCGGCGGACTTTCTGGGCGTGCAGGAGGCGCGCTATCTGATGGACGGCATGGAAGATCGCTACGGCGAGCTGGTCAAGGAGCTGCAACGGCAACTGCCGATCAGCCGGACGGCGGAAGTGCTGCAGCGCCTGGTGGCCGAAGGCGTCTCGATCCGCGATCTTCGGCGGGTGTTCGAAGCGCTGATCGAATGGGCGCCGCGCGAGCGCGATCAGATCATGCTGACGGAGTATGTGCGGCTGAGTCTGCGCCGCCATATCACGCGGCGTTTTCGCCGGGGCGCCGAACACATTACCGGATGGAACGTGGGCCGCGGCATCGAGGACACGGTGCGGGCGGCGGTGAGGCAAACGTCGTCGGGTTCGTACGCCGACCTGAGCCACGAGCAGACCGACGCGATTCTGGAAGCGCTCGACGGTGCGATGCAGGCGCATGACGGCACGCCCGCGGTGCTCCTCACCGCGATGGATGTGCGGCGCTTCGTGCGCAAGCTGATCGAGCGCGAGCGCGCCGACCTGCCGGTGCTGTCGTTCCAGGAAGTGGCGGACGAGCCGCATGTGCGCGTGCTCGGCACGATCGACCTGCAGGGAGCGCACTGA
- the sctF gene encoding type III secretion system needle filament subunit SctF, with protein sequence MNVEEVHRGMSEGVRRMSDEATQAVRTQEVNDPRHMLDVQFRLQQYSTMVGLHSAAIKLIKDTLMGIIAKIA encoded by the coding sequence ATGAACGTCGAGGAAGTGCACCGCGGCATGTCGGAAGGCGTGCGCCGAATGTCGGACGAAGCCACGCAGGCCGTGCGCACGCAGGAGGTCAACGATCCGCGACATATGCTCGACGTGCAGTTCCGCCTGCAGCAGTACTCGACGATGGTCGGGTTGCACAGTGCGGCCATCAAGCTCATCAAGGACACGCTGATGGGCATCATTGCCAAGATCGCATGA
- the sctD gene encoding type III secretion system inner membrane ring subunit SctD has product MLTMTLLDGPLAGRPMPLPAGMLTIGDADSDIAVTLEHGARVTLSVDDDGVRLLTAAPLWVDGVPVASPDDNWCDDGDGDGAAARPPSAPDTSCLPLHAVIDLAGMAFRLDDGSDPTPCPMPPRPARRPAAPRSLAPSHKPQVARRSLASPDARAARRPRRHRGSLPWIAVAGVSSLIVAAGAAMWRTGSTGQAPGAPEPDALSALAARIAPNVVLANRDGAVRLTGGCIDDDARARLRAEARWLGKTVSDETWCPANAIETTRTVLRLHGFATAHVEAAPDGEIVVSGPFVADARWRAASDALDALALPYGWRVAEGSADALDRLVRTLRNAGQLRGLDISRDRRGWRLTGALPPGRQAALKGIVDTWNRSADASPARIEPLPPTIPTLAETGFSAPLVSIGGSPEAPSLTLADGTRLAQGVRLPGGTRIVAIYADGVSIGAPDRLYYLPLTPETHLGDAPDAA; this is encoded by the coding sequence ATGCTGACGATGACCTTGCTCGATGGTCCACTCGCCGGACGTCCGATGCCGCTGCCCGCAGGCATGCTCACCATCGGCGACGCCGATTCGGATATCGCCGTGACGCTCGAGCACGGCGCGCGTGTCACGCTGAGCGTGGACGACGACGGCGTGCGCTTGCTGACGGCCGCGCCGCTCTGGGTGGACGGTGTACCTGTCGCGTCCCCCGACGACAATTGGTGCGACGACGGCGACGGCGACGGCGCCGCAGCCCGGCCACCCTCGGCACCCGACACGTCCTGCCTGCCGCTGCATGCCGTCATCGACCTGGCCGGCATGGCCTTTCGGCTCGACGATGGCAGCGATCCAACACCCTGCCCGATGCCGCCGCGTCCGGCACGTCGACCGGCGGCGCCGCGCTCGCTTGCGCCGTCCCACAAGCCCCAGGTCGCGCGGCGGTCCCTCGCCTCGCCCGACGCCCGCGCCGCTCGTCGCCCTCGCCGTCACCGCGGGTCACTTCCGTGGATCGCCGTCGCGGGCGTATCTTCGCTGATCGTCGCCGCAGGCGCCGCGATGTGGCGCACCGGCTCTACCGGTCAGGCCCCGGGCGCGCCGGAACCGGACGCGTTATCGGCACTCGCGGCGCGCATCGCACCCAACGTCGTGCTCGCCAATCGCGATGGCGCCGTCCGTCTCACTGGCGGCTGCATCGACGACGATGCGCGCGCCCGGCTGCGCGCCGAAGCCCGGTGGCTGGGCAAGACGGTGAGCGACGAGACCTGGTGCCCGGCGAACGCCATCGAGACCACGAGGACGGTGTTGCGATTGCATGGCTTTGCGACGGCGCACGTGGAAGCCGCACCGGACGGCGAGATCGTCGTCAGCGGCCCGTTCGTGGCGGATGCCCGCTGGCGAGCCGCCTCCGACGCCCTCGACGCGCTCGCGTTGCCATACGGCTGGCGCGTGGCCGAGGGGTCGGCCGACGCGTTGGACAGGCTGGTGAGAACGCTGCGCAACGCCGGTCAACTGCGGGGCCTCGACATTTCGCGCGATCGCCGCGGTTGGCGCCTCACCGGCGCCCTGCCGCCCGGCCGGCAAGCGGCGCTCAAGGGCATCGTCGACACATGGAACCGCTCAGCAGACGCATCGCCCGCGCGCATCGAACCGTTGCCGCCCACGATCCCGACACTGGCCGAGACGGGATTCTCCGCGCCGCTCGTGAGCATCGGCGGCTCGCCCGAAGCGCCCTCGCTCACGCTCGCCGACGGCACACGTCTCGCCCAGGGGGTACGCCTGCCCGGTGGCACGCGCATCGTCGCCATTTACGCCGACGGCGTGTCAATCGGTGCACCGGACCGGCTCTACTACCTTCCCCTGACTCCGGAGACCCATCTTGGCGACGCACCTGACGCAGCTTGA
- the sctI gene encoding type III secretion system inner rod subunit SctI, whose amino-acid sequence MTLSRLFEVAAQAVDTASPTNAALATTHAGEADAVGFAQAMANAPGLPEHHLLNAAGRLAGDTERLAERITAQAGTRNDPVRLLAAQRDLTERVLSLEFVAKVAGAATQGVNKLVHMQ is encoded by the coding sequence ATGACGCTTTCCCGACTCTTCGAAGTCGCTGCCCAGGCGGTGGACACGGCGTCGCCCACCAACGCGGCGCTCGCAACGACCCATGCCGGCGAAGCCGACGCCGTCGGCTTCGCGCAAGCCATGGCAAACGCGCCCGGATTGCCGGAACACCATCTGCTGAATGCGGCAGGCAGGCTCGCGGGCGATACGGAACGCCTGGCGGAGCGAATCACGGCGCAGGCGGGCACGCGCAACGACCCGGTGCGTCTGCTCGCCGCGCAGCGCGATCTGACGGAACGCGTACTCTCGCTGGAGTTCGTGGCCAAGGTGGCGGGCGCGGCCACGCAAGGGGTCAACAAGCTGGTGCACATGCAATGA
- a CDS encoding LuxR C-terminal-related transcriptional regulator, translating to MLKLVAEGQRNRDIAQLLSISVKTVETHRLNMMRKLGAHNVADIVNWAYRLRMML from the coding sequence GTGCTCAAGCTCGTGGCGGAGGGGCAGCGCAATCGCGACATCGCGCAGTTGTTGTCGATCAGCGTGAAGACCGTGGAGACGCATCGGCTGAACATGATGCGAAAGCTTGGCGCGCACAACGTGGCCGACATCGTGAATTGGGCCTATCGCCTGAGAATGATGCTGTGA
- a CDS encoding type III secretion system domain-containing protein yields the protein MTARGDTGAVRLARLIWQPGGQMDEGWWHAFEMTPWRDAYRRHPACRASIDAQLIVRRGWPAVREARGPHAVPPCSEAAKARLRRLPTLRRVAVAYGLRTMGCPDYLLLGAYRRALSPWLDAWQCDRLLLACAEWPARATCPPDRIVAAAMRRTGRCLDAVAMPDAADLATIVTAARILLPPAHDAAEAGGGIADGVADDDMWARLAALERMLCMSSKSH from the coding sequence ATGACGGCGCGCGGCGACACGGGTGCGGTCCGACTCGCAAGGCTGATCTGGCAGCCGGGAGGACAGATGGACGAAGGGTGGTGGCATGCCTTCGAGATGACGCCATGGCGAGACGCCTACCGTCGACATCCTGCATGTCGCGCATCCATCGACGCGCAACTGATCGTGCGCCGCGGTTGGCCTGCCGTTCGTGAGGCACGGGGGCCGCACGCGGTACCCCCATGCAGCGAAGCCGCAAAAGCGCGATTGCGGCGTCTGCCGACGCTGCGCCGCGTGGCGGTGGCGTATGGATTGCGAACGATGGGGTGCCCCGACTATCTGTTGCTCGGCGCGTATCGTCGCGCGCTGTCGCCATGGCTCGACGCCTGGCAATGCGACCGCCTGCTGCTCGCATGTGCCGAATGGCCCGCGCGGGCGACCTGTCCGCCCGATCGGATCGTGGCGGCGGCAATGCGCCGCACCGGGCGATGCCTCGATGCCGTCGCGATGCCGGATGCGGCCGACCTGGCAACGATCGTCACTGCGGCCCGCATTTTGCTGCCACCGGCGCACGATGCCGCCGAGGCGGGTGGGGGCATCGCCGATGGCGTGGCCGACGACGACATGTGGGCGCGCCTCGCGGCGCTCGAGAGGATGCTATGTATGTCATCGAAATCGCATTGA